The nucleotide sequence ATATATAGAAGGTATTTGTCCTAAATGCGGTTATGATCAGGCAAGAAGTGATGAATGCAAAATTGCGGTTCACTTTATGACCCTTCAGAGGTGTTGAAACCGACAAGCAAAGTTTCCGGAACAGCACCAAGTTTAAAAGAAACATCTCATTATACTTCCCATTGG is from Ignavibacteriales bacterium and encodes:
- a CDS encoding class I tRNA ligase family protein; the protein is MPDRYIEGICPKCGYDQARSDECKIAVHFMTLQRC
- a CDS encoding class I tRNA ligase family protein, whose amino-acid sequence is MQNCGSLYDPSEVLKPTSKVSGTAPSLKETSHYTSHWVKDINQA